Proteins from a single region of Parasedimentitalea psychrophila:
- a CDS encoding ABC transporter substrate-binding protein, with protein MTIKGYAAALGAVSFAVTAGMASAADMGAVDKPIRLAVNEWTGQHVTTHIAGEMLRAAGYKVEFVSAGMMNQFQAIADGDIHATLEIWSSNVSDDYAKKISEGTIVELGDLELNAREGIAYPAHVGELCPGLPAWEALKDCAPLFASAETLPAGRLVDYPADWGTPGADRITGLDLPFKAVPAGSEAALIVELRASSERKTPLLVTFWQPHWAMSAYDVKFVDLPAGEDACFTDPAWGPNPNAINDCDFAPSRIFKAGWSGLAETWPAASEILSNYTLAVEDQQPMMGAVDVDGGKVEEVVAAWMADNESKWRSVVDAATK; from the coding sequence ATGACGATTAAAGGATATGCCGCAGCACTTGGCGCCGTTTCATTTGCGGTCACGGCTGGCATGGCCAGCGCCGCTGACATGGGGGCGGTGGACAAGCCAATCCGCCTGGCTGTGAACGAATGGACCGGCCAGCACGTCACCACGCATATTGCCGGTGAGATGCTGCGGGCAGCGGGTTATAAAGTTGAGTTTGTCTCGGCTGGCATGATGAACCAGTTCCAGGCGATTGCTGATGGTGACATCCACGCGACGCTGGAAATCTGGTCTTCGAACGTGTCGGATGACTACGCCAAAAAGATCTCCGAGGGCACCATTGTTGAACTGGGTGATCTGGAACTGAATGCGCGCGAAGGCATTGCCTATCCGGCGCACGTGGGTGAATTGTGCCCGGGCCTGCCCGCATGGGAAGCGCTGAAGGACTGCGCGCCGCTGTTTGCCTCGGCTGAAACCCTGCCCGCTGGCCGTCTGGTCGACTACCCCGCCGATTGGGGCACTCCGGGTGCCGACCGTATCACCGGTCTGGACCTGCCGTTCAAAGCTGTGCCTGCCGGCTCCGAAGCCGCTTTGATTGTTGAACTGCGCGCCTCGTCCGAGCGCAAGACACCGCTACTGGTCACCTTCTGGCAGCCCCATTGGGCGATGTCGGCCTATGACGTGAAATTCGTCGATCTGCCTGCCGGTGAAGATGCTTGTTTCACCGATCCGGCCTGGGGCCCGAACCCCAATGCGATCAACGACTGTGACTTTGCCCCATCGCGCATCTTCAAGGCGGGTTGGTCCGGTCTGGCTGAAACATGGCCCGCCGCCAGCGAAATCCTGTCGAACTATACCCTGGCCGTTGAAGATCAGCAGCCAATGATGGGTGCCGTCGATGTGGACGGTGGCAAGGTCGAAGAAGTGGTTGCAGCCTGGATGGCCGACAACGAGAGCAAATGGCGCTCGGTTGTCGACGCAGCCACCAAATAA
- a CDS encoding methyltransferase domain-containing protein — protein sequence MRDAVSSDLNQNRVRQSFRRGLASYHQHARAQADIAAGLVQVLRAQGAPERFDNVLEFGCGTGHLTRPLLQSFDIHHLTLNDLVAEAAPGLGALTKTRTDRTHFTFGPIETVPLPSELDLITSASTVQWISDMPALMARLSARLSPGGWLALSGFGSAQFHQLRRLGSSAAAPSYVDAPDWSALLPRDVELLHVAQTPIVMLFDGAIDLLRHLRNTGVNAQAEQRWSRGRLMEFEDSYRSQFGHDGKLPLTYDPVWMIARKCG from the coding sequence ATGAGAGACGCCGTGTCGTCCGATCTGAACCAGAACCGGGTGCGGCAAAGCTTTCGCCGCGGGCTGGCCAGCTATCACCAACATGCGCGTGCTCAGGCCGATATTGCCGCTGGTCTGGTGCAGGTCCTGCGGGCGCAGGGCGCGCCTGAGCGGTTCGATAATGTGCTGGAGTTCGGCTGTGGCACCGGCCACCTGACCCGACCTTTGCTGCAGAGTTTCGACATTCACCACCTGACTCTGAATGATCTTGTGGCCGAAGCCGCCCCCGGTTTGGGGGCCCTGACCAAGACCCGCACCGACCGCACTCATTTTACCTTTGGGCCAATTGAGACGGTGCCGCTGCCGTCAGAGCTGGACCTGATCACCTCGGCCTCGACCGTGCAATGGATCAGCGATATGCCTGCGTTGATGGCGCGTCTGTCGGCGCGGCTCAGCCCCGGTGGCTGGTTGGCACTGTCGGGGTTTGGCAGCGCCCAGTTTCACCAGCTGCGCCGTCTGGGATCTTCGGCTGCGGCGCCAAGCTATGTGGATGCGCCGGACTGGTCCGCCTTGCTGCCGCGCGATGTGGAGCTGCTGCATGTGGCGCAAACCCCCATAGTGATGCTGTTTGATGGTGCGATAGATCTGTTGCGCCACCTGCGCAACACTGGCGTCAATGCACAGGCCGAGCAACGCTGGAGCCGGGGCCGGCTGATGGAATTTGAAGACAGCTATCGCAGCCAATTTGGCCACGACGGAAAGCTGCCGCTGACCTATGATCCGGTCTGGATGATCGCCCGTAAATGCGGCTAA
- a CDS encoding pimeloyl-ACP methyl esterase BioG family protein, which yields MDFRWLHKGQARPGDGGRNSSAIVVFGGWAVGADLFGHLTGPYDVLFASDYRDLDADLPDLSAYERISLVAWSFGVASYAHWQQGRSDPFGRKVAINGTLTPVNRATGIPPVTLSKTIETLSPDAYQLFLSRVFNTCQPRGEIDVVARRDELRAIEARGDAPDTAFDRVWISTADKIFPPANQTRAWPENAIRQIAAPHAPFADFASWQEILS from the coding sequence ATGGACTTCCGCTGGCTGCATAAAGGTCAGGCGCGGCCCGGTGACGGCGGGCGGAATTCGAGTGCTATCGTGGTATTTGGCGGCTGGGCGGTTGGTGCGGATCTGTTTGGCCACCTGACTGGCCCCTATGACGTGCTTTTTGCCAGCGATTACCGCGATCTGGACGCTGATCTGCCGGATCTGTCGGCCTATGAACGGATCAGCCTTGTGGCCTGGTCCTTTGGCGTTGCCTCTTATGCCCATTGGCAACAGGGGCGCAGCGATCCTTTCGGGCGCAAAGTGGCGATAAATGGCACTCTGACCCCGGTGAACCGCGCCACCGGAATACCTCCTGTGACCCTGTCAAAAACCATAGAAACCCTTAGCCCGGACGCCTATCAATTGTTTCTGTCGCGGGTCTTCAATACCTGTCAGCCAAGGGGGGAGATCGACGTGGTGGCGCGCAGGGATGAACTGCGGGCGATTGAGGCACGCGGCGATGCGCCAGATACGGCGTTTGACAGGGTCTGGATCAGCACCGCTGACAAGATCTTTCCGCCGGCCAATCAGACCCGCGCTTGGCCGGAAAACGCGATACGTCAGATCGCCGCCCCCCACGCCCCCTTTGCGGATTTTGCAAGCTGGCAGGAGATCCTGTCATGA